The DNA region GTTTTGATGGTTTTAAAGCTTTAAATAATCTAAGTTTTTCTATTGATTATGGAGAACTTAGGTGTATTATTGGTGCAAATGGAGCTGGTAAGTCTACAATGATGGATGTAGTAACAGGAAAAACTAAACCAGATGTTGGTCAAGTTATTTTTGGTGATGCTATTGATTTATTATCAATGGATGAGCCATCAATTGCAGATGTTGGCATTGGAAGAAAATTTCAAAAACCAACAGTTTTTCAAAATAATACAGTTTTTGAAAATTTGGAGCTTGCAATGAAAGATGATAAGAGATTTTTTAAAACAATTTTTTCTAAATTGAATAGTGCACAAAAAGATAAAATAGAACACACAATGAATTTAATAGGTCTAAAAGAACTTTATAATAAAGAAGCTGGAATTTTATCACATGGTCAAAAGCAATGGTTAGAAATAGGAATGCTAATAATGCAAGAACCAAAACTTCTATTAGTTGATGAGCCAGTTGCTGGTATGACTCCACAAGAAGTTGAAAATACTGCACAAATTTTAACTGATTTATCAAAAGAAAATGCAGTTGTAGTAGTTGAACATGATATGGAATTTATAAGAAGTATTGCAAGTAAAGTAACTGTATTACATGAGGGTTCTGTTTTAGCTGAAGGTAATATGGATGCGATACAGAACAATGAAAAAGTGCGAAAAGTATATTTGGGTGAGTAAAACTCAAATATAAAGGCAAACTTGTTTGCTCTTTTAGGGTTTTGTTCACTTTTAATAATTTTTTATAAATTGTGCTAAAAGTGTTATAGAGGAAAGGTCCCTGTTAAATTGGGACAATTTAAGAGGAATGAATGATGTTAAAGATAGAAAAAATAAATCAATTTTATGGACAAAGTCATACCTTATGGGATTTAGACTTGGAGATTAAAAAAGGTCGTTGTACTTGTATTATGGGAAGAAATGGTGTTGGTAAAACTACTTTGAGTAAAGTTATTATGGGACTTCTTCCTATAAAAGATGGAAAACTTTTATATAAAAAAAAAGATATTTCTAAATTAAGTGATTATAAAAGAGCAAATATTGCTATTGGGTATGTTCCTCAAGGAAGAGAAATATTTTCTCAACTTACTGTAAAAGAGAATTTAGAAATTGGTGTTTTATCAAATAGAAATAAAATAACAAAAGTTCCTGAAAAAATATATGATTTATTTCCTGTTTTAAAACAGATGGAAAAAAGAAAAGGTGGAGATTTAAGTGGAGGACAACAACAGCAACTAGCAATTGCAAGAGCACTTTGTATTGATCCTGAATTTTTAATTTTAGATGAACCAAGTGAAGGAATTCAACCTAATATTGTTTCTCAAATTGGTGAAGTAATTGATTATTTAACAAAAGAAGAAAATATTACAGTAATGTTAGTTGAACAAAAACTTCCATTTGCAAGAAAGCATGGGGATGATTTTTACGTTATTGATAGGGGTAGTGTTGTAGCAAATGGAGAGATAAACCAATTAAGTGATGATATAATAAAAAAACATCTATCAGTTTAGGAAGATTATGAGTATTAAATTTAATTTTGTAAATAATAAGTTTGATTTAAAAAAACAGAGTTTACCTTCAAGACACTACTTTTTTAATGAAACTGAAAATTACATAAAATTATTAAATATAGGTGAGGGAATATTCCCAAAAGATAGAGTTAAAACCTATTTTTCTTTAAAAGACTCATCTTTAGTTTTAACTACAGAATCAGCAACAAAAATTTATTCTTCAAAAAAAGAGTATGGAATAAATAGTTTTAATATCAATTTAGAAAATTCAAATTTAGAGTTTATAAATGATGAATTGATTTTATATAAAAATTCAAAATATGTTCAAACATTTAGATTAATCTTTGATGAAAATTCCACTTTTTTTTATACAGATATATTAAGTAAAGGTCGAAGTTTTGAAAACTTTGATTTTACTTCAATGCTGATAAAAAATTCATTTTATAAAAATAAGAAATTAGAATATATAGAAAAATTTGATATTTCAGGTAAAGAATTAAAAAATTATATTTTTAGAAAAAATATAAAAAATTACTTTTTTGCAAAAATTTATATAAAAATTAACCATATTGATTGTTTTTTAGACATCTTACATCTAGAAGAATTTGAAAGTTTTACCTATAGTTGTAATAAGCAGATTATTATAGCTTCAATTAGTAGTGATTGTATGTCAATTTTAAAAAAGAAGATTGATTATATTTGGAAACTTTATAGAAAACAATTGTGTAAAAAAGAATTCATTCTAGGAAAACAATAAGGGAGATTATTTAAAATGTTTTTGACTAACCGTGAACAAGAAAAACTGCTTATTTATACAGCGTCAAAGTTAGCAATTGAACGAAAAGAAAGAGGATTGAAACTTAATTATCCAGAAGCTGTATCAATAATTAGTTCTTTTATTTTAGAGGGTGCAAGAGATGGAAATAGTGTTGCAGACTTGATGGTTAATGCAACAAAAGTTCTAAGAGAGGATGATGTTTTACCAGGAGTTGCTTCTATGATGCAAATGGTACAAGTTGAAGCTACTTTTGATGATGGAACAAAACTTGTAACGATACATAATCCAATATCTTTTAATAAAAATGAACTTGTTCCAGGTGAGTATTTTATTGATGAGGGTGAAATTTCTTTAAATGAAAATAGTAAAGTTATAACTATTGAAGTAGAAAATAGAGGTGATAGACCAATTCAAATAGGTTCACATTATCACTTTTTTGAAGTAAATAAAGAACTGTTTTTTAATAGAGAAGAAGCATATGGAAGAAGATTAGATATTCCTGCTGGAACTTCTGTTAGATTTGAACCAGGGTCTAAAAAAAATATAAATTTAATAGATTTTAGTGGAAAAAGATATGTAAGTGGATTTAATGGTTTAGTTGAGGGCTTATTAGATGATAAAGAAGTAAAAACTAAAGCAATGCAAAATTTAAAAGAATTTTTGGGAGAGTAAGATGAAAATATCAAAAGAAAAATATACATCAATGTATGGACCAACTACAAATGATAGATTTAGACTTGCTGATACTTCTTTAATAGCAAAAATTGAAAAAGATTATACTATTTATGGTGAAGAGAGTAAATTTGGTGGTGGAAAAACAATAAGAGATGGAATGGCTCAAAGTCCAACTGCTACTAATGTTGTAGATTTGATTATCACAAATGCAATCATTATTGATTATACAGGTATTTACAAAGCTGATATTGGAATAAAAGATGGACTTATTAGTGCTATTGGTAAATCTGGAAATCCAAATTTATGTGATGGAATAACTGAAGGTTTAGAAATTGGAGCAAATACAGAAATTTTATCGGCTGAAGGGAAAATTATAACAGCTGGTGGCATTGATTCACATATTCATTTTATAAGTCCAGAACAAATCGATGTTGCACTAGCAAGTGGAGTTACAACAATGGTTGGAGGAGGAACAGGTCCAAATACAGGAACAAACGCTACAACTTGTACTCCAGGAGAGTGGAATATTTCAAAAATGATTCAAAGTGTTGATAATCTTCCTTTGAATTTTGGTTTTATGGGAAAAGGAAATAGCTCAAGATATGAAGCACTGAAAATGCAAGTTGAAGCTGGAGCAATGGGATTGAAACTTCATGAAGATTGGGGAAGTACACCAAATGCAATTGATACTTGTTTGAAAGTTGCAGATGATTTTGATATTCAAGTTGCTATTCACACAGATACTTTAAATGAGTCAGGATTTGTTGATAGTACAGTAGGTAGTTTTAAAAATAGAACAATTCATACATTCCACAGTGAAGGTGCTGGAGGTGGACATGCTCCTGATATTATGAAAGTAGCAGGATTAGCAAATATTTTACCATCAAGTACAAATCCAACTTTACCATATACAAAAAATACAATTGAAGAACACCTTGATATGCTTATGGTTTGTCACCATTTAAGTCCTAAAATTCCAGAAGATGTAAGTTTTGCAGAATCAAGAATAAGAGGAAAAACTATTGCAGCTGAAGATGTATTACATGATATTGGAGCAATATCAATAACAAGTAGTGATTCTCAAGCAATGGGAAGAGTAGGAGAAGTTATTATTAGAACTTGGCAAGTTGCTGATTCTATGAAAAGACAAAGAGGTGCTTTAAAAGGTGATGATAACTTAAGTGATAATGAAAGAATCAAAAGATTTGTTGCAAAATATACTATAAACCCTGCAATTGCTTGTGGAATTGATGATTATGTAGGAAGTGTTGAAGTTGGTAAGATGGCAGATTTAGTTTTATGGAATAGAGCATTTTTTGGAGTAAAACCAGAAATTATTGTTAAAGGTGGATTTATCGCTCTTGCTATGATTGGAGATAGTAATGCTTCAATTCCAACACCAGAACCTAATATGTATAGACCAATGTTTGGAAGTTTAGGAAAAGCAAGTGCAAAAACAAGTGCTATTTTTACATCCAAAGTTGCAAGTTCTAATTTAAAAGAGAAATT from Malaciobacter molluscorum LMG 25693 includes:
- a CDS encoding urease accessory protein UreD; this translates as MSIKFNFVNNKFDLKKQSLPSRHYFFNETENYIKLLNIGEGIFPKDRVKTYFSLKDSSLVLTTESATKIYSSKKEYGINSFNINLENSNLEFINDELILYKNSKYVQTFRLIFDENSTFFYTDILSKGRSFENFDFTSMLIKNSFYKNKKLEYIEKFDISGKELKNYIFRKNIKNYFFAKIYIKINHIDCFLDILHLEEFESFTYSCNKQIIIASISSDCMSILKKKIDYIWKLYRKQLCKKEFILGKQ
- the urtE gene encoding urea ABC transporter ATP-binding subunit UrtE, with the protein product MLKIEKINQFYGQSHTLWDLDLEIKKGRCTCIMGRNGVGKTTLSKVIMGLLPIKDGKLLYKKKDISKLSDYKRANIAIGYVPQGREIFSQLTVKENLEIGVLSNRNKITKVPEKIYDLFPVLKQMEKRKGGDLSGGQQQQLAIARALCIDPEFLILDEPSEGIQPNIVSQIGEVIDYLTKEENITVMLVEQKLPFARKHGDDFYVIDRGSVVANGEINQLSDDIIKKHLSV
- the ureC gene encoding urease subunit alpha, with the protein product MKISKEKYTSMYGPTTNDRFRLADTSLIAKIEKDYTIYGEESKFGGGKTIRDGMAQSPTATNVVDLIITNAIIIDYTGIYKADIGIKDGLISAIGKSGNPNLCDGITEGLEIGANTEILSAEGKIITAGGIDSHIHFISPEQIDVALASGVTTMVGGGTGPNTGTNATTCTPGEWNISKMIQSVDNLPLNFGFMGKGNSSRYEALKMQVEAGAMGLKLHEDWGSTPNAIDTCLKVADDFDIQVAIHTDTLNESGFVDSTVGSFKNRTIHTFHSEGAGGGHAPDIMKVAGLANILPSSTNPTLPYTKNTIEEHLDMLMVCHHLSPKIPEDVSFAESRIRGKTIAAEDVLHDIGAISITSSDSQAMGRVGEVIIRTWQVADSMKRQRGALKGDDNLSDNERIKRFVAKYTINPAIACGIDDYVGSVEVGKMADLVLWNRAFFGVKPEIIVKGGFIALAMIGDSNASIPTPEPNMYRPMFGSLGKASAKTSAIFTSKVASSNLKEKLEICKKVLAVKNTRNIGKKDMKLNDFIGDIKVDPETYDVTVNAELIESNYVETVPMAKKYFLF
- a CDS encoding urease subunit beta yields the protein MFLTNREQEKLLIYTASKLAIERKERGLKLNYPEAVSIISSFILEGARDGNSVADLMVNATKVLREDDVLPGVASMMQMVQVEATFDDGTKLVTIHNPISFNKNELVPGEYFIDEGEISLNENSKVITIEVENRGDRPIQIGSHYHFFEVNKELFFNREEAYGRRLDIPAGTSVRFEPGSKKNINLIDFSGKRYVSGFNGLVEGLLDDKEVKTKAMQNLKEFLGE
- the urtD gene encoding urea ABC transporter ATP-binding protein UrtD, producing MKLLKHEIKQDFGNIRKGDRILLVDGVSVSFDGFKALNNLSFSIDYGELRCIIGANGAGKSTMMDVVTGKTKPDVGQVIFGDAIDLLSMDEPSIADVGIGRKFQKPTVFQNNTVFENLELAMKDDKRFFKTIFSKLNSAQKDKIEHTMNLIGLKELYNKEAGILSHGQKQWLEIGMLIMQEPKLLLVDEPVAGMTPQEVENTAQILTDLSKENAVVVVEHDMEFIRSIASKVTVLHEGSVLAEGNMDAIQNNEKVRKVYLGE